The DNA window TCACCTGCCAGAGGTCGAGGCCGATGACCCCGAAGCTGTCGTAGGAGTAGAGCAGGGGGTCCGGGCTGTACTCGGGGTTGTCGATCTCAGGGTGCACCCACTTGCCCTTGTAGTCGGGGTTGTCGATCTGCTGCGGCCTCCACTCGCCCTGGGGGGGGCACAAAAGGGGGTTCAGAGGGGGCACAgccccttcccctgtgccccccctgcagcccccaggccTCACCTTGTACTCGGGGTTCTGGATCACGGGCGGCTCCCACTCCCCGTCCATCTCCTCATCCCAATCCTCCGGTTTCTTGGCGTCGGGGTCTGGGATGTGCTCGGGTTTGTCCCAGTCCTGCAAGGAGGGAGGAGGTCAGGAAGGGTCACGGGgctccaggacccccccagCTTGGTGCCACAGACCCCTCtgaatcccccaaattccccaattCTTGCCTGGTCACTTTCAGAGTCCCCCAttctctccagagctgcccccaaATCCTGACAGGAGCTTTTTCCAAGCCCCCCGTGAAGCTTCCCAAGACCCCAAACTTACTCCCAAAgccttcccacagctccccaaAGCCCCCTCAGCCCCCTAAATCCCATCAGGGCACTACCACAATCCACCCTGACCCCCAaagcccccctccccacctcagGCTTGGTGTCCTCAGGGTCATCGATCTTGGCCCGCTCGTCCCAGTCGTCGGGTTTCTTGGCCTCGGGGTCTTTGatcttttttggggggaggaaaTCCCAATCCTCCTCCAGGCTCCCCGACTCCACGCGGGCGTTGTCGATCTTCACCTCGTACGTGTTGTCCGGCCGCACCACCAGCGTGTACAGGTGGCTGAACTCGTCAtcctgggggcacagggggggctcagcagggctggagaccCCCACCCAAGGGGACACAGcaggacccccaaaacccccacacaCCCACCTTGCAGCGAATGTCTTTATTGATCAACACGTTCTTCCCTTTGTAGTTAAAGATCACGTGGACCTTCTTGGTGCCGGGGCCGCAGATGTCGGGGCCTGGGGGGGCACATGAGGGGGGTCAGGGATGGGGTTGAGACCAccctgagggggctggggaggatggGGGGACACCCACCAAACATGATGTTGTACTCGGAGTCGCCGTGCATGTCCTCCTGGCTCAGGCTGGCCGGGAAGAGCTTCACGTAGCCGCCGCCACAGTCGATGTTCTGCTCGTGCTTCACCGTGAACTGCACCACCAGCGTCTTGTCGCGGTTGCTGAAGGGCTCGAAGCGGGAGGACAGGGCGTAGAACCGGGCG is part of the Corvus moneduloides isolate bCorMon1 chromosome 32, bCorMon1.pri, whole genome shotgun sequence genome and encodes:
- the CALR gene encoding calreticulin, translating into MSPVSVLAPVLFGALLAAAGPTQFFREEFGDGDAWTRRWVESKHKPDYGRFVLTAGKFYGDAEKDKGIQTSQDARFYALSSRFEPFSNRDKTLVVQFTVKHEQNIDCGGGYVKLFPASLSQEDMHGDSEYNIMFGPDICGPGTKKVHVIFNYKGKNVLINKDIRCKDDEFSHLYTLVVRPDNTYEVKIDNARVESGSLEEDWDFLPPKKIKDPEAKKPDDWDERAKIDDPEDTKPEDWDKPEHIPDPDAKKPEDWDEEMDGEWEPPVIQNPEYKGEWRPQQIDNPDYKGKWVHPEIDNPEYSPDPLLYSYDSFGVIGLDLWQVKSGTIFDNFLITDDEKLAEEIGNETWGATKDAERKMKEQQDEEQRKKQEEEEKQQKEEEGDDEGDGDEEEEDEEEPEAEPEEAEAAPRDEL